From Microbacterium croceum, a single genomic window includes:
- a CDS encoding DedA family protein: MDVINELIMQVVASPWLYLVLFGVTILDGFFPPVPSETVLVAAAAVAVSTGGADLLLLGVVAAIGAAIGDNIAFLIGRRVGTVRFSWMRRPRIVAVFASAQRALENRSAVLILGARYIPVGRVAVNMSAGALGFAWRRFLPLSLIGGLSWSAFSLAIGLLAGSWITGQPLLSAALGIAIALLVGLVIDRLVAARRRRVTAVQLAG; the protein is encoded by the coding sequence GTGGATGTCATCAATGAGCTGATCATGCAGGTTGTCGCCTCCCCCTGGCTGTACCTGGTCCTGTTCGGGGTGACGATCCTCGATGGGTTCTTCCCCCCTGTTCCCAGTGAGACCGTGCTGGTCGCGGCCGCCGCCGTCGCAGTGTCCACGGGAGGTGCCGACCTGCTCCTGCTCGGCGTGGTCGCCGCGATCGGAGCCGCGATCGGCGACAACATCGCCTTCCTGATCGGCCGCAGAGTGGGCACGGTGCGCTTCTCCTGGATGCGCCGACCGCGCATCGTCGCGGTGTTCGCCTCGGCACAGCGCGCTCTCGAGAACCGCAGCGCCGTGCTGATCCTGGGCGCCAGGTACATCCCGGTCGGACGCGTCGCCGTGAACATGTCGGCCGGCGCCCTGGGGTTCGCGTGGCGTCGCTTCCTGCCGCTCAGCCTCATCGGCGGCCTCAGCTGGAGCGCGTTCAGTCTGGCGATCGGACTGCTCGCCGGGTCGTGGATCACGGGCCAACCCCTGCTGAGCGCAGCACTCGGCATCGCGATCGCCTTGCTCGTCGGACTGGTGATCGACCGGCTCGTGGCCGCTCGACGCCGCCGCGTCACCGCCGTCCAACTGGCAGGATGA
- a CDS encoding sensor histidine kinase has translation MARRRPRPARTPRIARRTAALVALCAATIALYATLVPLQTTLSGTPLPLSFILGAAICAAPLLSLTRPRTAVAMFGAAAFLLPLTVDSALAVSAPWPWSVSALLTFVLFVGLMTFVHGARHGAYALVIGVICSLTAPLLRPDMVATPGSSASATAVLIVTSSVAVAMYLIAALAAGRLRLGAELTRERAHSALEESRRALVEERTRIARELHDVVAHSMSVIQVQASTARYRLPEIGDVAASEFDDIAATARTSLAEMRRMLGVLRTEDQTAELAPQHGIDDIPRLVDSIRRAGVDVGLAIEGGHAVAGADAAVQIAAYRIVQEALSNAVRHSPGARVTVRVHADPAAIRIRVHNEASPETPSDQSGGYGLRGMRERAELLGGSLRAGPDPDGAWTVDAVLPLTSAPSTPLPDDPGADLRATDKENT, from the coding sequence ATGGCCCGTCGCCGACCGCGTCCAGCACGCACCCCCAGGATCGCGCGACGCACCGCTGCCCTCGTGGCGCTGTGTGCCGCGACGATCGCGCTCTACGCGACCCTCGTTCCCCTGCAGACGACGCTGTCGGGCACCCCGCTCCCTCTCTCCTTCATCCTCGGCGCGGCCATCTGCGCCGCGCCCCTGCTCTCGCTCACCCGGCCACGGACGGCGGTCGCGATGTTCGGCGCCGCTGCATTCCTGCTCCCGTTGACCGTCGATTCCGCCCTTGCCGTCTCCGCACCCTGGCCGTGGTCGGTCTCCGCTCTGCTGACGTTCGTCTTGTTCGTCGGGCTCATGACGTTCGTGCACGGAGCACGACACGGGGCCTATGCGCTCGTCATCGGTGTGATCTGTTCCCTCACCGCCCCGCTGCTGCGTCCCGATATGGTGGCGACTCCCGGCTCGTCCGCGAGCGCCACCGCAGTGCTGATCGTGACATCATCCGTCGCGGTGGCGATGTACCTCATCGCCGCACTGGCCGCTGGGCGCCTCCGGCTCGGCGCGGAGCTCACCCGTGAGCGCGCGCACAGCGCCCTCGAGGAGTCCCGTCGCGCCCTCGTCGAGGAACGCACCCGCATCGCCCGCGAGCTGCACGACGTGGTCGCCCACAGCATGTCCGTGATCCAGGTTCAGGCGTCGACAGCGCGCTATCGGCTGCCCGAGATCGGCGACGTGGCCGCGTCCGAGTTCGACGACATCGCCGCGACGGCGCGCACCTCGCTCGCCGAGATGCGACGCATGCTGGGTGTGCTGCGCACGGAGGACCAGACGGCGGAGCTCGCCCCGCAGCACGGTATCGATGACATCCCCCGCCTGGTCGACAGCATCCGTCGCGCCGGCGTGGACGTCGGGCTCGCCATCGAGGGCGGCCATGCCGTCGCCGGAGCCGATGCGGCCGTGCAGATCGCCGCCTACCGGATCGTGCAGGAGGCGCTGAGCAATGCGGTCAGGCATTCCCCGGGTGCGCGCGTCACGGTGCGGGTGCATGCCGATCCGGCCGCGATCCGCATCCGTGTGCACAACGAGGCCTCGCCGGAGACTCCGAGCGACCAGAGCGGCGGTTACGGCCTGCGCGGGATGCGGGAGCGAGCCGAGCTCCTCGGCGGCAGCCTCCGCGCGGGTCCAGACCCCGATGGCGCCTGGACCGTCGATGCCGTGCTCCCGCTGACATCCGCTCCCTCGACTCCCCTCCCAGACGATCCCGGGGCCGACCTGCGCGCCACCGACAAGGAGAACACGTGA
- a CDS encoding response regulator: MTISVLIADDQAMVRAGFAALLDAHEGIHVVGQAATGAEAVTLSARVDPDVILMDVRMPELDGIEATRRILGPSYPAAHVPRILMLTTFDIDDYVYDALAAGASGFLLKDALPEELVHAVRVVAAGDALLAPSVTRRMIEQFAGRRPQGNRSSTALAELTDREREVLVLIGRGRSNTEIAADLFIAEQTVKTHVGKVLAKLQLRDRVHAVILAYDTGLVEPSS; encoded by the coding sequence GTGACGATCAGCGTCCTCATCGCCGACGACCAGGCCATGGTGCGCGCGGGTTTCGCCGCCCTCCTCGACGCCCACGAGGGCATCCACGTCGTCGGCCAGGCGGCCACAGGCGCAGAGGCGGTGACGCTCTCGGCGCGCGTCGACCCCGATGTCATCCTGATGGATGTCCGGATGCCGGAGCTGGACGGCATCGAGGCGACGCGCCGCATCCTCGGCCCGTCGTACCCGGCGGCCCACGTGCCCCGGATCCTGATGCTCACGACCTTCGACATCGACGACTACGTGTACGACGCCCTCGCCGCCGGCGCGAGTGGATTCCTGCTCAAGGACGCACTTCCGGAGGAGCTCGTACATGCGGTGCGTGTCGTCGCCGCGGGTGACGCGCTCCTCGCCCCGAGCGTGACACGGCGGATGATCGAGCAGTTCGCGGGACGCCGCCCGCAGGGGAACCGATCGTCCACGGCACTGGCCGAGCTGACCGATCGCGAACGCGAGGTGCTGGTGCTGATCGGACGCGGCAGATCCAACACCGAGATCGCCGCCGACCTGTTCATCGCCGAGCAGACCGTGAAGACGCACGTCGGCAAGGTGCTCGCGAAACTGCAGCTGCGCGATCGCGTGCACGCGGTCATCCTCGCCTACGACACGGGGCTGGTCGAACCCTCATCCTGA
- a CDS encoding acyltransferase family protein: MTIAPAPFTTAPSQPSRGVRDTGIDFVRALCVIGVVLLHAIMVGVTVVDGSPVFANASEGSAWITPLSWVLQVMPMFFVIGGFSGLIAYRRARERGGSARSFVAARLHRLLRPTVVTIGVVALALAVLTVLGVPADLLAIAGFRYGQPLWFLAVFLMCQALLPALVAAHERAPLRTIGLLTTTAIAVDGLRAITGVEALGFLNLAFVWMTLQQLGFFLADGRIDALSRRTRVVTGVIALAVLILTFVSGVYSPDLIANINPPTAALLLVGIVHTSVLSLMRDRVETISRRPAPSALTAFVTPRTMSIYLWHMPVLLLMAGVMAMFSLLSGRDLPSPGSLDWWAARPLWLALALSLTALVAVLVTRFERLPAPDCSTSSARVGTAVLLGLLGVLLLLVLGTSVATAVLALALALPSLRLAQNRSSAACSVAG, translated from the coding sequence ATGACCATCGCCCCGGCGCCGTTCACCACCGCTCCGTCACAGCCGTCGCGAGGTGTCCGTGACACCGGCATCGACTTCGTCCGCGCGCTCTGTGTGATCGGAGTCGTGCTGCTCCACGCGATCATGGTCGGGGTCACCGTGGTCGACGGTAGCCCGGTCTTCGCGAACGCCAGCGAGGGCTCCGCGTGGATCACTCCGCTCAGCTGGGTGCTGCAGGTCATGCCGATGTTCTTCGTGATCGGAGGCTTCTCCGGGCTCATCGCCTACCGCCGCGCACGCGAGCGGGGCGGTAGCGCCCGTTCGTTCGTCGCCGCCCGACTGCATCGACTGCTGCGCCCGACTGTCGTCACCATCGGCGTCGTGGCCCTCGCGCTCGCGGTGCTCACCGTGCTCGGCGTCCCTGCCGACCTGCTCGCCATCGCCGGGTTCCGCTACGGACAGCCGCTCTGGTTCCTCGCCGTCTTCCTGATGTGCCAGGCGCTGCTCCCTGCCCTCGTCGCCGCACACGAGCGCGCGCCGCTGCGCACGATCGGTCTGCTCACCACCACCGCGATCGCCGTCGACGGACTCCGGGCGATCACCGGCGTCGAAGCGTTGGGCTTCCTGAACCTCGCCTTCGTCTGGATGACGCTCCAGCAGCTCGGCTTCTTCCTCGCCGACGGCCGGATCGATGCCCTGTCACGCCGCACGCGCGTCGTCACAGGGGTCATCGCGCTGGCAGTGCTCATCCTCACCTTCGTCTCGGGGGTCTACTCCCCCGACCTGATCGCGAACATCAACCCGCCGACCGCCGCGCTGCTGTTGGTCGGGATCGTACACACCAGCGTCCTGTCGCTGATGCGTGACCGGGTGGAGACGATCAGCCGCCGCCCCGCGCCGTCCGCACTCACCGCGTTCGTGACGCCGCGCACGATGAGCATCTATCTGTGGCACATGCCCGTGCTGCTCCTGATGGCCGGCGTGATGGCCATGTTCTCGCTGCTGAGCGGCCGCGACCTGCCGTCACCCGGCAGTCTGGATTGGTGGGCTGCGCGCCCGCTCTGGCTCGCACTCGCGCTGAGCCTGACCGCGCTGGTCGCGGTGCTCGTCACGCGCTTCGAGAGGCTGCCCGCGCCCGACTGCTCGACCTCGTCTGCCCGGGTCGGGACGGCAGTGCTCCTGGGGCTGCTCGGAGTCCTCCTCCTGCTTGTGCTCGGCACGTCTGTCGCCACCGCCGTGCTCGCGCTCGCCCTGGCGCTGCCGTCTCTTCGGCTTGCGCAGAATCGCTCCTCGGCGGCGTGCTCCGTCGCCGGCTGA
- a CDS encoding CbiQ family ECF transporter T component gives MIQLYRPGAGIVHRMPAGVKLVVLATSALLLSLLPQTAATIGVVLVAVVVLYLIAGFGVRVIAAELWRLRWLALVLGVALAVFFSPLTAWISTGRVMALLLLASLLTLTTRMADLLDVLHRVLRPARRFGVDTDAVAMTLSLTITMIPVVAGFADQVRDAQRARGVRLGVRVAVPLLVRALRHADGVSDALVARGIG, from the coding sequence ATGATCCAGCTCTATCGCCCGGGGGCCGGCATCGTGCATCGCATGCCTGCCGGAGTCAAGCTCGTGGTGCTGGCGACGTCGGCGCTGCTGCTCTCGCTCCTGCCGCAGACCGCGGCGACGATAGGCGTCGTGCTGGTCGCTGTCGTCGTTCTCTACCTGATCGCCGGCTTCGGCGTACGAGTGATCGCGGCCGAACTGTGGCGCCTCCGCTGGCTCGCGCTGGTGCTCGGGGTGGCGCTGGCGGTGTTCTTCTCGCCGCTGACGGCATGGATCAGCACGGGGCGAGTGATGGCTCTGCTGCTGCTGGCCAGTCTGCTCACACTCACCACGCGCATGGCGGATCTCCTGGACGTCCTGCATCGGGTGCTGCGTCCTGCACGCCGGTTCGGAGTCGATACCGATGCCGTGGCCATGACGCTGTCTCTCACGATCACGATGATCCCCGTCGTCGCCGGGTTCGCCGATCAGGTGCGCGATGCCCAGCGTGCCCGCGGTGTGCGCCTGGGTGTGCGGGTGGCCGTTCCGCTCCTGGTGCGTGCGCTCCGTCACGCGGATGGGGTGAGCGACGCGCTGGTCGCCCGTGGAATCGGCTGA
- a CDS encoding energy-coupling factor ABC transporter ATP-binding protein, which translates to MSADIERQRSVSVERVGVEIDGRTILTDVSVELTAARTAVIGANGSGKSTFARLLNGLTAPTAGRVRVHGLDSVRDRSEVRRRVGFVFTDPDAQILMPTPAEDLALSLRGRPKAEVAAKVVETLAEHGLSAHADVPASTLSGGQKQMLALASVLITEPDLVVADEPTTLLDLAHTRRVGELLLSQPAQVVLVTHDLELAARCDVALLFEAGRLVRQGEPAEVIDAYRRGCA; encoded by the coding sequence GTGTCGGCTGACATCGAACGGCAGAGGTCGGTCTCGGTCGAGCGGGTGGGCGTGGAGATCGACGGCCGGACGATCCTGACCGACGTCTCCGTCGAGCTCACCGCAGCGCGCACGGCCGTGATCGGGGCCAACGGCTCGGGGAAATCGACGTTCGCGCGGCTCCTCAACGGCCTCACTGCGCCGACCGCAGGGCGGGTGCGGGTGCACGGGCTCGACAGTGTGCGCGACCGCTCCGAGGTGCGCCGACGTGTGGGATTCGTCTTCACCGATCCCGATGCGCAGATCCTGATGCCCACGCCCGCGGAGGACCTCGCGCTCTCGCTGCGGGGGCGTCCGAAGGCGGAGGTGGCCGCGAAGGTCGTGGAGACCCTGGCGGAGCACGGCCTGAGTGCGCATGCGGACGTGCCCGCGTCGACTCTCTCCGGCGGTCAGAAGCAGATGCTCGCACTCGCGTCAGTGCTGATCACCGAACCGGACCTGGTGGTCGCCGATGAGCCCACGACGCTTCTCGACCTCGCCCACACGCGCAGAGTGGGGGAACTGCTCCTGTCTCAGCCGGCCCAGGTCGTGCTGGTGACGCACGATCTCGAGCTCGCCGCCCGATGCGATGTCGCGCTGCTGTTCGAGGCGGGGCGGCTGGTGCGGCAAGGCGAGCCTGCCGAGGTGATCGACGCCTATCGACGCGGGTGCGCATGA
- a CDS encoding biotin transporter BioY: protein MTENRTDIGRDLGRIAIFAALIVVFGMVTVPLPGGVPITAQTLGVMLAGAVLGPKRGPLAVLVVLVLAAVGLPVLAGGRGGLGVFVGPTAGYLVGWVAGALVIGLIVHAGRITWWRTALGAVIGGILVVYLFGIPVQALVLGVDLTSTALSSLAFLPGDLLKAAAATALTLALRRAYPPAFGVRSVAAQPSARVG, encoded by the coding sequence ATGACAGAGAACCGCACCGACATCGGTCGCGATCTGGGACGCATCGCCATCTTCGCGGCGCTCATCGTCGTGTTCGGGATGGTGACCGTCCCGCTCCCCGGCGGTGTGCCGATCACGGCGCAGACGCTCGGCGTGATGCTCGCCGGAGCCGTGCTGGGACCGAAGCGGGGCCCGCTGGCCGTGCTGGTCGTGCTCGTGCTGGCGGCTGTCGGACTGCCGGTGCTGGCGGGCGGGCGCGGCGGGCTGGGAGTGTTCGTCGGGCCGACGGCCGGCTACCTGGTCGGCTGGGTCGCCGGAGCGCTCGTGATCGGGCTGATCGTCCACGCCGGACGCATCACCTGGTGGCGCACGGCGCTGGGCGCGGTGATCGGCGGCATCCTCGTGGTCTATCTCTTCGGCATCCCCGTGCAGGCGCTCGTGCTCGGCGTGGATCTCACCTCGACCGCACTGTCCAGCCTGGCTTTCCTCCCGGGCGATCTGCTCAAGGCCGCTGCCGCCACCGCACTCACCCTCGCCCTGCGTCGCGCCTACCCACCGGCATTCGGTGTGCGATCGGTCGCGGCGCAGCCCTCGGCCCGTGTCGGCTGA
- a CDS encoding TetR family transcriptional regulator, producing the protein MTPAHNSTRHDRDGVARAALALLDEVGLADLSMRRIAARLDVQPSALYWHFASKQALLAELADRITAGIPRGDASVLDTARGIRDALFAYRDGAELVLSTYALRLGSSSAQTAVHDALVADGADSPHERAAAIMHFVLGHATLVQQRMHADSYGAVMADDEVGAEHDVTAGLDRVFDLGVTALTGVVSGATAPRRDRA; encoded by the coding sequence ATGACCCCTGCACACAACTCGACGCGGCACGACCGCGACGGCGTCGCCCGCGCCGCACTGGCGCTGCTCGACGAGGTCGGGCTCGCCGATCTCTCGATGCGCCGCATCGCGGCACGCCTCGACGTGCAGCCCAGCGCGCTCTACTGGCATTTCGCCAGCAAGCAGGCGCTGCTGGCCGAACTCGCCGACCGGATCACCGCCGGCATTCCGCGCGGCGATGCGTCGGTGCTCGACACGGCGCGCGGCATCCGTGATGCTCTGTTCGCCTATCGCGACGGTGCCGAACTCGTGCTGAGCACCTACGCGCTCCGCCTCGGCTCCTCCTCCGCGCAGACCGCGGTGCACGACGCGCTGGTCGCCGACGGCGCCGATTCCCCTCACGAACGGGCTGCCGCGATCATGCACTTCGTTCTCGGCCACGCGACGCTCGTGCAGCAGCGCATGCATGCCGACAGCTATGGCGCCGTGATGGCCGACGACGAGGTCGGGGCGGAGCACGACGTCACCGCCGGCCTCGATCGTGTCTTCGACCTCGGTGTGACGGCGCTGACCGGCGTGGTCAGCGGTGCGACTGCTCCGCGGCGTGACCGAGCCTGA
- a CDS encoding MFS transporter translates to MTEVQAEASIWDRQRRWVTLGAVALIFLAAIESLAVTTVMPIVSEALDGQALYAVAFAGTLATSVIGMVAAGAWSDGRGPRGALYVAVSLFLIGLVISGVAVTMHQFLAGRLVQGLGAGGQTVALYVVVARLYPPHLHGRVFAAFAAAWVVPSMIGPFLAGAVAEFLDWRWAFLGVAVLTAAAFLTIAARLRGVDLGHGVPQDRRAVVTRLLLAVVVAVFAVLIGFSAEMVPPVGWPVAIGAVVVIGVALLPLVPKGTLRAGRGLPSVVLMRGLVAGAFFAAEAYIPYLLMKRFDFTATWAGIALMLAAFAWAGASALQGRYGERLGNRRITVISLSLLLGAIASVLLTSVWGISPLLVILGWALGGGGMGLLYPRLTVLTLAYSGPDDQGFNSSALSISDATGSAVAIAIAGLGVATLGGGVSAFSAVFAFCVVLVFLASVPGLRLGHAAEQSHR, encoded by the coding sequence ATGACCGAGGTGCAGGCCGAGGCGTCGATCTGGGATCGTCAGCGTCGCTGGGTGACGCTCGGCGCGGTGGCTCTGATCTTCCTCGCCGCCATCGAGTCGCTGGCGGTGACGACTGTGATGCCGATCGTCAGCGAGGCGTTGGACGGGCAGGCGCTGTATGCCGTCGCGTTCGCGGGGACGCTGGCCACCAGCGTCATCGGCATGGTCGCCGCCGGAGCCTGGTCGGACGGTCGTGGACCGCGCGGGGCGCTCTACGTCGCGGTCTCCCTGTTCCTGATCGGTCTGGTCATCTCCGGGGTAGCCGTCACGATGCATCAGTTCCTCGCCGGCCGGCTCGTACAGGGCCTCGGCGCGGGAGGGCAGACCGTCGCGCTCTATGTCGTGGTCGCCCGGCTGTACCCTCCGCATCTGCACGGTCGCGTGTTCGCGGCGTTCGCCGCCGCGTGGGTGGTCCCGTCGATGATCGGCCCCTTCCTCGCGGGAGCGGTCGCCGAGTTCCTCGATTGGCGCTGGGCCTTCCTCGGCGTCGCGGTGCTGACCGCGGCGGCGTTCCTCACGATCGCGGCACGCCTGCGCGGGGTCGATCTCGGGCACGGTGTGCCGCAGGATCGGCGCGCGGTGGTGACGCGTCTGCTGCTGGCCGTCGTGGTGGCCGTGTTCGCGGTGCTGATCGGCTTCTCGGCTGAGATGGTGCCGCCCGTCGGCTGGCCGGTGGCGATCGGTGCGGTGGTGGTGATCGGCGTCGCACTGCTCCCGCTGGTGCCGAAGGGCACGCTGCGCGCCGGGCGCGGACTCCCCAGCGTCGTGCTGATGCGCGGCCTGGTGGCGGGGGCGTTCTTCGCCGCCGAAGCGTACATCCCGTATCTGCTGATGAAGCGGTTCGACTTCACCGCGACATGGGCGGGGATCGCCCTGATGCTCGCGGCATTCGCCTGGGCGGGTGCCTCCGCGCTGCAGGGGCGCTACGGCGAGAGGCTCGGCAACCGTCGCATCACGGTGATCAGCCTGAGCCTGCTGCTGGGGGCGATCGCGAGCGTGCTGCTCACCTCGGTGTGGGGGATCTCACCGCTGCTCGTGATCCTCGGATGGGCGCTCGGCGGTGGCGGCATGGGGCTGCTCTACCCGCGTCTGACCGTGCTGACCCTGGCTTACTCGGGGCCGGACGATCAGGGCTTCAACTCTTCGGCGCTGTCGATCTCGGACGCCACCGGATCAGCCGTCGCGATCGCCATCGCGGGTCTGGGCGTCGCCACGCTCGGCGGCGGCGTGAGCGCGTTCAGCGCGGTCTTCGCCTTCTGCGTGGTGCTGGTGTTCCTGGCGTCGGTCCCTGGCCTCAGGCTCGGTCACGCCGCGGAGCAGTCGCACCGCTGA
- a CDS encoding MalY/PatB family protein, translated as MLRVTALPLDELRERTSEKWREYPADVLPLFVAETDFPLAPAVTEALRRAVESGDTGYVASRTPLAEAHAAFALRRFGWQVDPARSRSTADVSMGIVEILRRVTRPGERVVVTPPVYPPFYDLVEEAGAEIERVPLRDTGAGWELDLDGIRTAFATGATAILLCNPHNPTGTVHDRSALAALAELADEFGASVVSDEIHAPLAQPRTGFTPFLSVNDAAQRVGYAVVSASKAFNLAGLKCALMVTADDATTAVVRALPVEVEWRTGQFGLLAAVAAFSEESDAWLDGLLHTLDENRVLLARLLAQHLPGARYRLPDAGYLAWIDLTDLGWGDNPARRILREAKVALHYGPAFGDEGKGHVRLNFGTSPEIITEAIERIAALVVR; from the coding sequence ATGCTGCGCGTCACGGCCCTGCCGCTCGACGAGCTGCGCGAACGCACCAGTGAGAAGTGGCGGGAGTATCCCGCAGACGTGCTTCCACTATTCGTGGCGGAGACCGATTTTCCGCTAGCCCCTGCTGTCACCGAGGCGCTTCGTCGAGCTGTCGAGTCCGGCGACACGGGGTATGTGGCCTCTCGTACCCCGCTCGCCGAGGCGCACGCCGCGTTCGCCCTGCGCCGTTTCGGATGGCAGGTCGATCCGGCGCGCTCCCGCAGCACGGCCGATGTCAGCATGGGGATCGTCGAGATCCTGCGCCGAGTGACGCGACCGGGGGAGCGGGTCGTGGTGACCCCGCCCGTGTATCCGCCGTTCTACGACCTCGTCGAGGAGGCGGGTGCCGAGATCGAGCGCGTGCCCCTGCGGGACACCGGGGCGGGCTGGGAGCTCGACCTCGACGGCATCCGCACGGCCTTCGCTACCGGCGCGACCGCGATCCTGCTCTGCAATCCGCACAACCCGACTGGGACCGTTCACGACCGGTCGGCCCTCGCGGCTCTTGCCGAGCTCGCCGACGAGTTCGGCGCGAGCGTGGTGTCGGACGAGATCCATGCTCCGCTCGCTCAGCCGAGAACGGGCTTCACCCCGTTCCTCTCGGTGAACGACGCGGCACAGCGCGTCGGCTACGCCGTGGTCAGCGCCAGCAAGGCGTTCAACCTGGCTGGTCTCAAGTGCGCTCTGATGGTGACGGCGGACGACGCGACCACCGCCGTGGTGCGTGCGCTGCCCGTCGAGGTGGAGTGGCGGACCGGGCAGTTCGGGTTGTTGGCTGCGGTGGCGGCGTTCTCGGAGGAGAGCGACGCCTGGCTCGATGGGCTGCTGCACACCCTCGATGAGAACCGCGTGCTCCTCGCACGGCTTCTGGCACAGCATCTTCCCGGAGCCCGCTACCGCCTCCCGGATGCCGGCTACCTCGCATGGATTGACCTGACCGACCTCGGCTGGGGTGACAACCCCGCCCGGCGCATCCTGCGCGAGGCCAAGGTCGCCCTGCACTACGGGCCGGCGTTCGGCGACGAGGGCAAGGGGCACGTGCGTCTGAACTTCGGCACCAGTCCCGAGATCATCACCGAGGCCATCGAGCGCATCGCTGCTCTCGTGGTGCGATGA
- a CDS encoding metal-sulfur cluster assembly factor yields MTATLTDQKYDEVTEALKDVMDPELGINVVDLGLIYDLAWDDENDALVIHMTLTSAGCPLTDVLEDQTAQALDSVVDRFRINWVWMPPWGPERITDDGRDMMRALGFAI; encoded by the coding sequence ATGACCGCGACGCTCACGGACCAGAAGTACGACGAGGTCACCGAGGCTCTGAAAGACGTCATGGATCCCGAACTGGGGATCAACGTCGTCGACCTCGGCCTCATCTACGATCTCGCCTGGGATGACGAGAACGATGCTCTCGTCATCCACATGACGCTCACCAGTGCGGGCTGCCCTCTCACGGACGTGCTCGAGGACCAGACCGCGCAGGCGCTGGACAGCGTCGTCGACCGGTTCCGGATCAACTGGGTCTGGATGCCGCCGTGGGGTCCTGAGCGCATCACCGATGACGGACGCGACATGATGCGCGCGCTCGGCTTCGCGATCTGA
- the sufC gene encoding Fe-S cluster assembly ATPase SufC, whose amino-acid sequence MSVLEIRDLYVTVETESGTTPILNGITLTMNTGETHAIMGPNGSGKSTLAYTIAGHPKYTVTSGSITFDGADVLEMTVDERARAGLFLAMQYPVEIPGVTVTNFLRTAKTALDGEAPAIRGWTKDVKSAMANLRMDPKFAQRNVNEGFSGGEKKRHEILQLEVLKPKFAILDETDSGLDVDALKIVSEGVNRAKESTGLGVLLITHYTRILRYIRPDFVHVVVAGKIVEEGGPELADRLEDEGYDRFLDPAAPLEA is encoded by the coding sequence ATGTCTGTTCTCGAGATCCGCGACCTGTACGTGACGGTCGAGACCGAGTCGGGGACCACCCCGATCCTCAACGGAATCACCCTCACCATGAACACCGGTGAGACGCACGCCATCATGGGTCCCAACGGCTCCGGCAAGTCGACGCTGGCGTACACGATCGCCGGTCACCCCAAGTACACCGTCACGAGCGGTTCGATCACCTTCGACGGCGCTGATGTGCTCGAGATGACGGTCGACGAGCGTGCGCGCGCGGGTCTGTTCCTCGCGATGCAGTACCCGGTCGAGATCCCCGGCGTCACCGTGACGAACTTCCTCCGCACGGCGAAGACCGCGCTCGACGGCGAGGCTCCGGCGATCCGCGGCTGGACCAAGGACGTCAAGTCGGCCATGGCGAACCTGCGTATGGACCCGAAGTTCGCGCAGCGCAACGTCAACGAGGGCTTCTCCGGTGGCGAGAAGAAGCGTCACGAGATCCTGCAGCTCGAGGTGCTGAAGCCGAAGTTCGCGATCCTCGACGAGACCGACTCCGGTCTCGACGTCGACGCGCTCAAGATCGTCTCCGAGGGCGTCAACCGCGCGAAGGAGTCCACCGGGCTCGGCGTGCTGCTGATCACCCACTACACGCGCATCCTCCGCTACATCCGTCCCGACTTCGTGCACGTGGTCGTCGCCGGCAAGATCGTGGAAGAGGGCGGCCCGGAGCTCGCCGACCGGCTCGAGGACGAAGGATACGACCGTTTCCTCGACCCCGCAGCCCCGCTCGAGGCGTAG
- a CDS encoding Rieske 2Fe-2S domain-containing protein: MTAERVCGLSDLEQDTPLRVEPGGVAITVIKDGDGVVHAIGDTCTHGEISLSEGFVEGDTVECWAHGSAFSLLTGVPQNLPAYEPVPVYVVVIDGDDVLIDPTVIKEV, translated from the coding sequence ATGACCGCCGAGCGCGTCTGCGGTCTCTCCGACCTCGAGCAGGACACGCCCCTGCGTGTCGAGCCGGGCGGAGTGGCGATCACCGTCATCAAGGACGGCGATGGCGTCGTGCACGCCATCGGCGACACCTGCACTCACGGAGAGATCTCCCTCTCCGAGGGGTTCGTCGAGGGTGACACGGTCGAGTGCTGGGCCCATGGCTCCGCCTTCTCGCTGCTCACCGGCGTTCCCCAGAACCTCCCCGCTTATGAGCCCGTCCCGGTCTACGTCGTCGTGATCGACGGCGACGACGTGCTCATCGACCCGACCGTGATTAAGGAAGTCTGA